A genome region from Frankineae bacterium MT45 includes the following:
- a CDS encoding cyclopropane-fatty-acyl-phospholipid synthase has translation MTEVNVRPTTTEPTESVKLGAPAVDEPGTELTVSSSGSAAGARLLADRIDPERWPDVATVPHARLRAAVTRRLFVHAVKRLPLRVVETGGRTYGGGTGDDPVMTLIRPDAFFSRVGATGTIGFGEAFMAGDWSAEDPAEVLSAFAANLGKLIPSSLQRLRGAVLRKQPIGDDNTVEGSRKNIERHYDLSNDLFKEFLDQSMTYSSALFHGNPRESDDDLLTAQHRKIDRLLDSAQVGPGTRVLEIGTGWGELALRAAGRGAQVTSITISTEQAALARQRIAEAGLSHLAEVRLQDYRETTGAFDAVVSVEMIEAVGANHWNEYFGTVDRLLAPGGRFALQAIVQVDDRMRASSETYTWTRKYIFPGGQLPSVESIGSTVARVTSLAVTDRFAFGQHYAETLRRWREQFESRAHAVTHLGFDDTFRRMWSLYLAYSEAGFRTGYLDVHQITLTKPRLI, from the coding sequence ATGACCGAAGTGAACGTCCGTCCAACAACCACCGAGCCGACAGAGAGTGTCAAGCTCGGCGCCCCCGCAGTCGACGAGCCCGGAACCGAGCTCACCGTTAGTTCCTCTGGCTCGGCGGCCGGCGCCCGGCTGCTGGCCGACCGGATCGATCCGGAACGCTGGCCTGACGTCGCCACCGTGCCGCACGCCCGCCTACGAGCCGCCGTGACACGACGGCTCTTCGTGCACGCGGTGAAGCGACTGCCGCTGCGAGTCGTCGAGACGGGCGGCCGTACGTACGGCGGCGGCACCGGCGACGATCCAGTGATGACCCTGATCCGCCCGGACGCATTCTTCAGCCGGGTCGGCGCCACCGGAACCATCGGCTTCGGCGAGGCATTCATGGCCGGCGACTGGAGCGCGGAGGATCCGGCCGAGGTGCTCTCGGCCTTCGCCGCCAACCTCGGGAAGCTCATCCCGAGCTCGCTGCAGAGGCTGCGCGGTGCGGTGCTGCGCAAGCAGCCGATCGGCGACGACAACACAGTCGAGGGGTCGCGGAAGAACATCGAGCGTCACTACGACCTCTCCAACGACCTTTTCAAAGAGTTCCTCGACCAGTCGATGACGTACTCCTCGGCCCTCTTTCACGGCAACCCGCGCGAATCCGACGACGACCTCCTCACCGCCCAGCACCGCAAGATCGACCGCCTCCTCGACTCGGCCCAGGTCGGCCCGGGAACCCGGGTGCTGGAGATCGGCACCGGTTGGGGCGAACTCGCCCTGCGCGCGGCCGGCCGGGGTGCCCAGGTCACCTCGATCACCATCTCCACCGAGCAGGCCGCCCTGGCCCGGCAGCGTATCGCCGAGGCCGGGTTGAGCCACCTGGCCGAGGTACGCCTGCAGGACTACCGGGAGACGACCGGAGCCTTCGACGCCGTCGTCAGCGTCGAGATGATCGAGGCCGTCGGCGCCAACCACTGGAACGAGTACTTCGGCACCGTCGACCGGCTTCTCGCACCCGGTGGCCGCTTCGCGCTGCAGGCGATCGTGCAGGTCGATGACCGGATGCGGGCGAGTTCCGAGACTTACACCTGGACCCGCAAGTACATCTTCCCGGGCGGCCAGTTGCCCTCCGTCGAGTCGATCGGCTCGACGGTGGCCAGAGTGACCAGTCTGGCCGTCACCGACCGCTTCGCCTTCGGCCAGCACTACGCCGAGACCCTGCGTCGCTGGCGGGAGCAGTTCGAGTCCCGGGCGCATGCGGTCACGCACCTCGGATTCGACGACACCTTCCGCCGGATGTGGTCGCTCTACCTCGCCTACTCGGAGGCGGGTTTCCGCACCGGCTATCTGGACGTTCACCAGATCACCCTGACCAAGCCGCGTCTGATCTGA
- a CDS encoding Alpha/beta hydrolase family protein, which produces MSAAERGDALPKLAVHQADTDVQAVVLVLHGGREESYAPVRPWALAPLRMRPFVSSLRRSGAGHGLVVASLRFGQRGWNGEASSPVPDARWALQQLREEFGDVPFGLVGHSMGGRTALAAADEAQVQSVVALAPWIERSDRIKPLTDRDLLVLHGDHDRLTSAAASKIFVEKAATLATTASYVEVRGDNHPMLRRAAVWHQATTAFTLATLLGLDSTETGRPEVANTIRAARAGERILAI; this is translated from the coding sequence ATGAGCGCCGCCGAGCGGGGCGACGCGCTACCCAAGCTGGCCGTCCATCAAGCGGATACGGACGTGCAGGCGGTGGTCCTCGTCTTGCACGGCGGACGGGAGGAGAGCTACGCCCCGGTCCGGCCCTGGGCGCTGGCCCCGCTGCGGATGAGGCCGTTCGTGAGTTCGCTCAGACGCTCCGGAGCCGGCCACGGGCTCGTCGTGGCGTCGCTGCGCTTCGGGCAGCGAGGCTGGAACGGCGAGGCCAGCTCGCCGGTGCCGGATGCGCGCTGGGCCCTCCAGCAATTGCGTGAGGAGTTCGGCGACGTCCCGTTCGGGTTGGTAGGCCACTCGATGGGCGGGCGGACTGCGCTGGCGGCGGCCGACGAGGCCCAGGTGCAGTCGGTCGTCGCGCTCGCACCGTGGATCGAGCGCAGCGATCGCATCAAGCCACTCACCGACCGGGACCTGCTCGTGCTGCATGGAGACCACGACCGACTGACCAGCGCCGCAGCGTCGAAGATCTTCGTCGAGAAGGCGGCCACACTGGCCACGACGGCCAGCTACGTCGAGGTCCGCGGCGACAACCACCCGATGCTCAGGCGGGCCGCGGTCTGGCACCAGGCCACCACCGCCTTCACCCTGGCCACGTTGCTGGGTCTCGACTCAACTGAAACCGGACGCCCCGAAGTTGCGAATACTATTCGTGCGGCTCGTGCCGGTGAGCGGATTCTCGCCATCTGA
- a CDS encoding alpha/beta hydrolase fold encodes MVTHSRGLRRLLLALTAGAAATTLLAGCVTQTSGTPHANSAATSAPSGSAATTPPTVAPISFSDCSNSFNLSGAIPADRRSKLTVECGKVRVPQNYDHPNGDQLSVSVIKLHYTEQTQRIGSLLMNPGGPGGSGIFLAISEAGSIDISILQHFDLVGFDPRGVGVSSPVSCISDAQKDTLNGQNPNVLTTAGFAQAKASAGAVAAACTSKYGTELADYNTIETARDMDAIRAGVGDEKMNYLGYSYGTQLGSIYAHLFPTRIRVAVLDGAVNPDTDAITSFANQLQGFEAAFDQFAADCITKSPCKSLGNPRQVVYDLVKQANITPLRSSKSGETRTAGSAIVLTGVLSALYSSDSWPTLGNALIQAQQGDAAGLFELADEYNERSDDGTYSNIYEANLTISCNDEAPGPTDAVIRTTAAQWATKYPMFGLWSASALFGCQAWQPVRHLLPSPSAAGSKPILVIGTLHDPATPYASTKALASALGPGVGVVLSWDGQGHTAYGRGSDCIDTKVNDYLINGTLPPPGTVCPA; translated from the coding sequence GTGGTCACACATTCTCGGGGTCTCCGTCGCCTTCTCCTCGCTCTCACCGCTGGCGCAGCGGCGACGACGCTGCTCGCCGGCTGCGTCACCCAGACCTCGGGGACGCCGCACGCCAACTCCGCCGCCACGTCGGCGCCCAGCGGAAGCGCGGCCACCACCCCGCCGACCGTCGCCCCCATTTCATTCAGCGACTGCAGCAACAGTTTCAACCTCAGTGGGGCGATCCCGGCTGATCGTCGCAGCAAGCTCACCGTCGAATGCGGAAAGGTCCGAGTACCGCAGAACTACGACCACCCGAACGGGGACCAGCTCTCGGTGAGCGTCATCAAACTCCACTACACCGAGCAGACACAGCGCATCGGTTCGCTGCTGATGAACCCCGGTGGGCCCGGTGGCTCGGGAATCTTCCTGGCCATCTCCGAGGCCGGCTCCATCGACATCTCGATCCTGCAGCATTTCGATCTGGTCGGGTTCGACCCGCGGGGAGTGGGAGTCTCCTCCCCCGTCTCCTGCATCTCCGACGCCCAGAAGGACACCCTCAACGGGCAGAACCCCAACGTGCTGACGACGGCCGGCTTCGCCCAGGCCAAGGCCAGCGCCGGGGCCGTGGCCGCCGCGTGCACGTCGAAGTACGGCACCGAACTGGCCGACTACAACACCATCGAGACGGCGCGGGACATGGATGCCATCCGGGCCGGCGTCGGCGACGAGAAGATGAACTACCTCGGGTACTCCTATGGCACCCAGCTCGGATCGATCTACGCCCACCTCTTCCCGACCCGCATCCGGGTGGCCGTGCTCGACGGCGCCGTCAATCCGGATACCGACGCGATCACGTCGTTCGCCAATCAACTGCAGGGCTTCGAAGCGGCCTTCGACCAGTTCGCCGCGGACTGCATCACCAAGTCCCCCTGCAAATCACTGGGCAATCCCCGACAGGTCGTCTATGACCTGGTGAAGCAGGCCAATATCACCCCGCTGCGCTCCTCTAAGTCCGGCGAGACGCGCACCGCGGGCAGCGCCATCGTGCTCACCGGAGTGCTCTCGGCCCTCTACTCCTCCGATAGCTGGCCGACGCTCGGCAACGCCCTCATCCAGGCCCAGCAGGGCGACGCGGCCGGCCTCTTCGAACTGGCCGACGAGTACAACGAACGCAGCGACGACGGCACCTACAGCAACATCTACGAAGCGAACCTGACGATCAGCTGCAACGACGAGGCGCCCGGCCCGACCGATGCCGTCATCCGCACGACCGCGGCCCAGTGGGCAACCAAGTACCCGATGTTCGGACTCTGGTCGGCGAGCGCCCTCTTCGGCTGCCAGGCCTGGCAGCCCGTCCGCCATCTGCTCCCCTCGCCTTCGGCCGCGGGCTCGAAGCCGATCCTGGTCATCGGGACGCTGCACGACCCGGCTACGCCGTACGCCTCGACCAAGGCACTCGCCTCGGCGCTGGGCCCCGGCGTCGGGGTTGTGCTGAGCTGGGACGGCCAGGGGCACACCGCCTACGGCCGGGGCAGCGACTGCATCGACACGAAGGTGAACGACTACCTCATCAACGGCACGCTCCCGCCGCCTGGCACCGTCTGTCCGGCATGA
- a CDS encoding ATP-dependent DNA ligase yields MKLPVMPPVAPMLAKSVPTIPAGASYEPKWDGFRSLIFRDGDDIEFGSRNERPMTRYFPELVEAVKAELPERCVLDGEIVIATEQGLDFEALQQRIHPAISRVTMLSEKTPASFIAFDLLALGDEDFTARPFAERRAALEQALADVKAPIHLTPTTTDVEVAERWFVELEGAGLDGVMAKPLDGTYQPDKRVMFKIKHVRTADCVLAGFRWHKTSTEAQPLVGSLLLGLYNDEQKLQHVGVVGAFTAKRRGELVAELESLIPGDEDVHPWSEWANADAHQGQRLPGNVSRWNATKDLSFVPLRPERVLEVKYEHMEGTRFRHLAHFVRWREDRTPESCTYEQLEQPITYSLGDIVAGLGS; encoded by the coding sequence ATGAAGCTCCCCGTGATGCCGCCGGTCGCTCCGATGCTGGCCAAGTCGGTTCCGACGATTCCGGCCGGTGCGTCGTACGAACCGAAATGGGACGGGTTCCGATCGCTGATCTTCCGCGACGGAGACGACATCGAGTTCGGCAGCCGCAATGAGCGGCCGATGACTCGGTATTTTCCCGAGCTTGTCGAGGCGGTGAAGGCCGAACTCCCGGAGCGCTGCGTCCTCGACGGCGAGATCGTGATCGCCACCGAGCAGGGGTTGGACTTCGAGGCGCTGCAGCAGCGCATCCACCCGGCGATCTCCCGGGTCACGATGCTGTCGGAGAAGACGCCCGCCTCCTTCATCGCCTTTGACCTGCTGGCACTCGGCGACGAGGACTTCACGGCACGCCCCTTCGCCGAGCGCCGAGCGGCCCTGGAGCAGGCGCTCGCCGATGTGAAGGCGCCGATCCACCTCACCCCGACGACCACCGACGTCGAGGTCGCCGAACGCTGGTTCGTGGAACTGGAGGGGGCGGGGCTCGACGGGGTGATGGCCAAGCCGCTGGATGGCACGTACCAGCCCGACAAGCGCGTCATGTTCAAGATCAAGCACGTGCGCACCGCTGACTGTGTCCTCGCCGGCTTCCGCTGGCACAAGACCTCCACCGAAGCCCAGCCGCTCGTCGGGTCGCTGCTACTCGGGCTCTACAACGATGAGCAGAAGCTCCAGCACGTCGGCGTCGTCGGTGCCTTCACGGCGAAGCGGCGAGGCGAGCTGGTGGCGGAACTCGAGTCACTGATACCGGGCGATGAAGACGTTCATCCCTGGAGTGAGTGGGCGAATGCCGACGCCCACCAGGGGCAGCGCCTGCCCGGCAACGTCAGCCGATGGAACGCCACCAAGGACCTCTCCTTCGTCCCGCTGCGCCCCGAACGGGTACTCGAGGTCAAGTACGAGCACATGGAGGGGACGCGGTTCCGCCACCTCGCCCACTTCGTGCGCTGGCGCGAGGACCGCACTCCGGAGTCGTGCACGTATGAGCAGCTCGAGCAGCCGATCACCTACAGCCTCGGCGACATCGTCGCCGGGCTCGGGTCGTGA
- a CDS encoding Pyrimidine reductase, riboflavin biosynthesis, producing the protein MRELISPGSAAVVSVDRHAFDLHAFYAEDWLDSGGLRVNFVSSADGAITAGGLSRGLQTPGDNKVFAALRDLADVVLAGAGTVVAENYGPVRLTPARVAARVEHDMPAELPVAIISRALNLDPAADLFNPAPDQPRPILLTCTAGGTPELRERLSQGAEIVDCGDDDVDLALAKAALIERGHTRILCEGGPRLFASLAGAGVADELCLSLSPLLAGPGAGRMTAGTAWPGSEGIDLTLRGLLEEDGALFLRYLVMNAQPAQSTLPLHKTQPSRAVED; encoded by the coding sequence ATGCGCGAACTAATCAGCCCGGGCAGCGCCGCCGTCGTCTCCGTCGACCGTCATGCCTTCGACCTGCATGCCTTCTACGCCGAGGACTGGCTCGATTCGGGCGGCCTGCGGGTGAACTTCGTCTCCAGTGCTGACGGCGCCATCACCGCCGGCGGCCTCTCCCGCGGACTGCAGACGCCCGGCGACAACAAGGTCTTCGCCGCGCTGCGGGATCTCGCCGACGTGGTGCTAGCCGGCGCCGGCACCGTCGTCGCCGAGAATTACGGGCCGGTTCGCCTCACGCCGGCCCGGGTGGCGGCCCGTGTGGAGCACGACATGCCGGCCGAACTGCCGGTCGCGATCATCTCCCGCGCGCTGAACCTCGACCCAGCCGCCGACCTCTTCAACCCGGCGCCCGATCAGCCGCGTCCGATCCTGCTCACCTGCACCGCCGGGGGAACGCCTGAGCTTCGGGAGCGGCTCAGCCAGGGTGCGGAGATCGTCGACTGCGGTGACGACGACGTGGATCTGGCGCTGGCCAAGGCGGCGCTCATCGAGCGCGGCCACACCCGGATCCTCTGCGAGGGCGGGCCGCGGCTCTTCGCCAGCCTGGCCGGGGCCGGGGTGGCGGACGAACTCTGTCTCAGCCTCTCCCCGCTGCTGGCGGGGCCCGGGGCCGGACGGATGACGGCCGGTACCGCGTGGCCGGGTTCCGAGGGGATCGATCTGACACTGCGCGGCCTGCTGGAGGAGGACGGCGCACTCTTCTTGCGCTACCTCGTGATGAATGCTCAGCCGGCGCAGAGCACATTGCCGCTGCACAAGACACAGCCGAGCCGTGCAGTGGAAGACTGA
- a CDS encoding cell division protein ZapE, whose amino-acid sequence MSTAVPTRLIDRVPVVSRAELLGSLVPPPLFSDVSFDTYRPDPSEPTQAAAVDSLRGFAERIAHPPRTGGRFRRSQTPVYPGGVYLDGGFGVGKTHLLASLWHAVPGPKAYATFVELTQLAGVLGFADLVDALGQMRLLAIDEFELDDPGDTVLVSTLLARLSERGVALAATSNTLPDRLGEERFATDDFLREIQALAARFTPIRVDGPDYRHRGLPEPPPPLTDAAVTRRAEEIPGASLDNFTDLAHHLATLHPSRYGALVDGVSTVCLWDVRTAADQNVALRLVVLADRLYDRQIPLLTSGVPLTELFDAQMLAGGYRKKYRRAISRLIALNRMGAG is encoded by the coding sequence GTGTCTACCGCTGTGCCCACGCGGCTCATCGACCGCGTCCCGGTGGTATCTCGGGCCGAGCTGCTCGGCTCACTCGTCCCGCCGCCGCTCTTCTCCGACGTCAGCTTCGACACCTACCGCCCCGACCCAAGCGAACCGACGCAGGCCGCCGCCGTTGACTCTCTGCGGGGCTTCGCCGAGCGGATTGCCCACCCGCCCCGCACCGGCGGCCGCTTCCGCCGATCCCAGACTCCGGTCTATCCGGGCGGCGTCTATCTCGACGGTGGCTTCGGCGTCGGCAAGACCCACCTGCTCGCGTCACTGTGGCACGCGGTACCAGGGCCGAAGGCATACGCCACCTTCGTCGAGCTAACCCAACTAGCCGGAGTCCTCGGCTTCGCCGACCTGGTTGACGCCCTCGGCCAAATGCGGCTACTGGCGATCGACGAGTTCGAACTCGACGATCCGGGTGACACCGTCCTCGTCTCGACGCTGCTGGCTCGTCTGAGCGAACGCGGGGTGGCGCTGGCCGCGACGTCGAACACGCTCCCCGATCGCCTCGGGGAGGAGCGCTTCGCGACCGACGACTTCCTGCGCGAGATCCAGGCCCTGGCCGCCCGCTTCACCCCGATCCGGGTCGACGGCCCCGACTACCGGCACCGCGGCCTGCCGGAGCCGCCACCCCCGCTCACCGACGCCGCGGTGACGAGGCGAGCCGAGGAGATCCCGGGCGCGAGCCTGGACAACTTCACCGATCTCGCCCACCACCTGGCCACCCTCCACCCATCCCGCTACGGCGCGCTCGTCGACGGTGTGTCGACGGTCTGCCTCTGGGACGTGCGGACGGCCGCCGACCAGAACGTGGCCCTGCGGCTCGTCGTGCTGGCCGACCGCCTCTACGACCGGCAGATTCCGCTGCTGACCTCCGGAGTCCCGCTGACTGAGCTCTTCGACGCACAGATGCTCGCCGGTGGCTACCGTAAGAAGTACCGGCGGGCGATCAGCCGGCTGATTGCGTTGAATCGGATGGGAGCTGGCTGA
- a CDS encoding maltooligosyltrehalose trehalohydrolase produces MVDKRAGIGAGQEISVWAPKAGRVRLRTSAGDTELVTTDGEWWRLDADADGPQLTAGTDYVFLLDDSEEELPDPRSRWQPAGVHGASRVYDGDSFAWSDSDWNGRVLPGAVMYELHIGTFTPGATFDSAIEKLDHLVDLGISHVELLPVNAFNGIWNWGYDGVDWYAVHESYGGPDGLKRFVDAAHQRGLAVVLDVVYNHLGPSGNYLPKFGPYLKSGRNTWGDLVNLEVEAVRRFIIDNALMWLRDFHVDGLRLDAVHALVDSSTPHLLTQLATEVDALSAALRRPLSLIAESDLNDPVMITSRESGGHGLTAQWDDDVHHSLHALLTGERQGYYDDFGTFAGLRKVLTSAFFHDGTYSTFRGRRHGAPVDRATTPGYRFVVCLQNHDQIGNRAVGDRLPEITSTGRLEIGAVLLLTSPFTPMLWMGEEWRAATRWPFFTSHPEPELAEATGAGRLAEFADHGWDTSQMIDPQDPAAYREAVLDWSEPERGEHRQMLELYRRLIALRRENADLTDPRLDLVEVDLDEERSCLVVHRGGLRVLVNLDDVAHDFDLSAAEVLLSTGECSSLSGRISLGAESSAIVRL; encoded by the coding sequence GTGGTGGATAAGCGGGCAGGCATCGGCGCCGGGCAGGAGATCTCCGTCTGGGCGCCGAAGGCAGGGCGTGTCCGGCTCCGGACCAGCGCCGGTGATACGGAGCTGGTCACCACGGACGGCGAATGGTGGCGGCTCGACGCCGACGCCGACGGGCCTCAGCTGACTGCCGGCACCGACTATGTCTTTCTCCTCGACGACTCCGAAGAGGAACTACCCGACCCGCGCTCGCGGTGGCAGCCGGCCGGCGTGCACGGGGCCAGTCGCGTCTACGACGGCGACTCCTTCGCCTGGAGCGACTCGGACTGGAACGGCCGGGTGCTGCCGGGTGCGGTGATGTACGAACTGCACATCGGCACGTTCACCCCGGGCGCCACCTTCGACTCGGCGATCGAGAAGCTGGATCACCTTGTCGACTTGGGTATTTCGCACGTCGAGCTGCTGCCGGTGAACGCCTTCAACGGTATCTGGAACTGGGGCTACGACGGCGTCGACTGGTATGCCGTGCATGAGTCCTACGGCGGCCCGGACGGTCTCAAGCGTTTCGTCGACGCCGCCCACCAGCGCGGTCTGGCCGTCGTTCTCGACGTCGTCTACAACCACCTCGGCCCGAGCGGCAACTACCTACCGAAGTTCGGCCCCTACCTCAAGTCCGGGCGCAATACCTGGGGCGACCTGGTGAACCTCGAGGTCGAGGCGGTGCGCCGCTTCATCATCGACAACGCCCTGATGTGGCTTCGCGACTTTCACGTCGACGGCCTCCGGCTGGATGCGGTGCACGCGCTGGTCGACTCGAGCACCCCACACCTCCTCACCCAGCTGGCCACCGAGGTGGATGCGCTCAGTGCGGCTCTGCGCCGGCCGCTCTCGCTGATCGCCGAGTCCGACCTGAACGATCCGGTGATGATCACCTCCCGCGAGAGTGGCGGGCACGGCCTCACCGCACAGTGGGACGACGACGTGCACCATTCGCTGCACGCGCTGCTCACCGGCGAACGGCAGGGCTACTACGACGACTTCGGAACATTCGCCGGGTTGCGCAAGGTGCTCACGTCGGCGTTCTTCCATGACGGGACGTACTCGACCTTCCGCGGACGCCGGCACGGAGCGCCGGTGGATCGGGCGACGACCCCGGGGTACCGCTTCGTGGTCTGCCTGCAGAACCATGACCAGATCGGCAACCGGGCCGTCGGTGACCGGCTGCCGGAGATCACCTCCACCGGCCGCCTGGAGATCGGCGCGGTGCTGCTGCTGACCTCGCCCTTCACCCCGATGCTCTGGATGGGTGAGGAGTGGCGCGCGGCAACCCGCTGGCCGTTCTTCACCTCGCACCCCGAGCCGGAGCTGGCCGAGGCCACCGGGGCGGGGCGGCTGGCCGAGTTCGCCGACCACGGCTGGGACACCTCGCAGATGATCGACCCGCAGGACCCGGCGGCGTACCGGGAGGCGGTGCTCGACTGGAGCGAGCCGGAGCGCGGTGAGCACCGCCAGATGCTGGAGCTGTACCGCCGGTTGATCGCCCTGCGCCGCGAGAACGCCGACCTCACCGACCCGCGGCTGGACCTGGTCGAGGTCGACCTGGACGAGGAGCGCAGTTGCCTGGTGGTGCATCGCGGCGGCCTGCGGGTGCTGGTGAACCTCGACGACGTGGCCCACGACTTCGATCTGAGCGCGGCCGAAGTGCTCCTCAGCACCGGCGAGTGCTCATCGCTCTCGGGGCGAATCAGCCTCGGAGCGGAGTCGTCGGCCATCGTGCGGCTCTAG
- a CDS encoding polyphosphate:nucleotide phosphotransferase, PPK2 family, translating into MSHRPQSLRSALAVAPGTVNLAGYDSSATPLAPGKKKATVAASARHAGALGELQERLFAERSRSLLLVLQGIDTAGKGGVISHVVGLLGPEGTTVTAFKKPTPEEAAHHFLWRIRRALPERGMVAAFDRSHYEDVIVTRVHETIPQAEWARRYEEINAFESALSDSGTVVVKCFLNISYATQRERQLARLDDPTKRWKFQEHDIDERAYWSDYQVAYTAMIQNCSTEVAPWYIVPSDHKWYRNWAVGEILQETLTEMDPQYPKRDLDLPRLRRRLAPPY; encoded by the coding sequence ATGAGCCACCGTCCGCAGTCACTACGCTCCGCGCTCGCCGTCGCTCCCGGCACAGTCAACCTTGCTGGGTACGACTCAAGTGCCACGCCGCTCGCCCCGGGAAAGAAGAAGGCCACGGTGGCCGCTTCGGCGCGGCACGCGGGTGCGCTCGGAGAACTGCAGGAGCGTCTCTTCGCCGAACGCAGCCGGAGCCTCCTGCTGGTCCTGCAAGGCATCGATACTGCCGGAAAAGGTGGGGTCATCTCGCACGTAGTCGGGCTACTTGGTCCGGAGGGCACCACCGTCACCGCGTTCAAGAAGCCAACCCCGGAGGAGGCGGCGCATCATTTCCTCTGGAGAATCCGCCGCGCGCTCCCAGAGCGGGGAATGGTCGCCGCCTTCGACCGCTCGCACTACGAGGACGTCATCGTGACCCGTGTCCACGAGACGATCCCGCAGGCCGAATGGGCGCGTCGCTATGAGGAGATCAACGCCTTCGAGTCGGCCCTCAGCGACTCCGGCACGGTGGTCGTCAAGTGCTTCCTGAACATCTCCTACGCGACCCAGCGGGAGCGACAGCTGGCCCGCCTCGACGATCCGACCAAGCGGTGGAAGTTCCAGGAGCACGACATCGACGAGCGCGCGTACTGGAGTGACTACCAGGTCGCGTACACGGCGATGATCCAGAACTGCTCGACCGAGGTCGCGCCCTGGTACATCGTGCCGAGCGACCACAAGTGGTACCGCAACTGGGCGGTCGGAGAGATCCTGCAGGAGACGCTGACCGAGATGGACCCGCAGTACCCCAAGCGTGACCTCGACCTGCCGCGTCTGCGCCGCCGCCTCGCGCCGCCCTACTGA